The following are encoded in a window of Vigna unguiculata cultivar IT97K-499-35 chromosome 8, ASM411807v1, whole genome shotgun sequence genomic DNA:
- the LOC114193847 gene encoding protein GLUTAMINE DUMPER 5-like, whose product MRSFPIPNNTKTTTLAPTTSTIETVTATKTTTSSTSSPLASPWHSPVPYLFGGLAIIMALISMALFILACSYWRLTRSTQQRDMDNINTNKEGDDDPQQKEQPLVYQEKILVIMAGDHKPTFLATPSANTSFLKHLGNSEAFDISQMEISDNKRVVVDDVSDENGSSGGERNQQPS is encoded by the coding sequence ATGAGAAGCTTTCCCATTCCCAACAACACCAAAACCACCACATTAGCGCCAACAACCTCCACAATAGAAACTGTGACagcaacaaaaacaacaacatcatcaactTCATCACCTCTTGCCTCTCCATGGCACTCTCCTGTTCCTTACCTCTTTGGAGGCTTAGCCATCATCATGGCTCTCATATCCATGGCACTCTTCATACTTGCTTGCTCCTATTGGAGGCTCACAAGGAGTACCCAACAAAGGGACATGGACAATATCAACACCAACAAAGAGGGTGATGATGACCCTCAACAAAAGGAACAACCTTTGGTCTATCAAGAGAAGATCTTGGTCATCATGGCTGGAGATCACAAACCAACCTTCTTGGCCACCCCATCTGCCAATACCAGTTTCCTCAAACACCTCGGAAATTCAGAAGCTTTCGACATCTCCCAGATGGAAATTTCCGACAACAAACgtgttgttgttgatgatgtttCAGACGAAAATGGAAGTTCTGGTGGTGAACGTAATCAACAACCTAGCTAG
- the LOC114194651 gene encoding probable protein phosphatase 2C 59 yields the protein MGYLNSVLSSSGQVHAAEDSPVSGGGLSQNGKFSYGYASFPGKRSSMEDFYETKIDGVDGEIVGLFGVFDGHGGARAAEYVKQNLFSNLIRHPKFISDTKSAIADAYNHTDSEFLKSENNQNRDAGSTASTAILVGDRLLVANVGDSRAVICRGGNAIAVSRDHKPDQTDERRRIEDAGGFVMWAGTWRVGGVLAVSRAFGDRLLKQYVVADPEIQEEKVDSSLEFLILASDGLWDVVSNEEAVSMIKPIQDAEEAAKRLMQEAYQRGSSDNITCIVVRFLSNQGASSHSNSG from the exons ATGGGGTACCTCAATTCAGTTTTATCCTCTTCAGGTCAGGTTCATGCCGCAGAAGATTCACCTGTCAGTGGAGGGGGCCTCAG TCAGAATGGCAAATTCAGCTATGGGTATGCTAGCTTCCCTGGCAAGAGATCTTCAATGGAAGATTTTTATGAGACAAAAATTGATGGCGTTGATGGTGAAATTGTTGGCCTTTTTGGAGTTTTTGATG GTCATGGAGGTGCTCGTGCTGCCGAGTATGTCAAGCAAAACCTGTTTAGCAATTTGATCAGACATCCAAAATTCATTTCTGATACCAAATCTGCAATAG CTGATGCATATAACCATACCGACTCTGAATTTCTGAAATCTGAAAATAATCAAAACAGAGATGCTGGATCAACTGCTTCCACTGCCATTCTTGTCGGAGACCGCTTGCTTGTTGCAAATGTTGGGGATTCCAGAGCTGTTATATGCAGGGGTGGAAATG CCATTGCTGTTTCCCGAGATCACAAGCCAGATCAAACTGATGAGAGGCGAAGGATTGAAGATGCAGGTGGCTTTGTCATGTGGGCTG GAACTTGGAGAGTTGGTGGCGTTCTTGCTGTTTCTCGTGCATTTGGCGATAGACTCCTCAAGCAGTATGTTGTTGCTGATCCAGAAATCCAG GAAGAAAAGGTTGATAGCTCTCTTGAGTTTCTCATATTGGCCAGTGATGGGCTATGGGATGTTGTCTCAAACGAG GAAGCTGTTTCCATGATTAAACCGATTCAGGACGCGGAGGAGGCAGCAAAGAGACTGATGCAAGAAGCATACCAGAGAGGTAGTTCTGACAACATTACATGCATCGTTGTTCGTTTCTTGTCGAACCAAGGTGCTTCTTCTCACAGTAACTCTGGCTAA